A genomic window from Ursus arctos isolate Adak ecotype North America unplaced genomic scaffold, UrsArc2.0 scaffold_25, whole genome shotgun sequence includes:
- the INF2 gene encoding inverted formin-2 isoform X5 — translation MRSQESVRGSPRQGLEWVGRGSRKVLRIWFGKMSVKEGAQRKWAALKEKLGPQDSDPTEANLESADPELCIRLLQMPSVVNYSGLRKRLESSDGSWMVQFLEQSGLDLLLEALARLSGRGVARIADALLQLTCISCVRAVMNSQQGIEYILSNQAYVRQLSLALDTSNVMVKKQVFELLAALCIYSPEGHVLTLDALDHYKTVRSQQYRFSVIMSELSDSDNVPYVVTLLSVINAIILGPEDLRTRAQLRGEFTGLQLLDILTRLRDLEDADLLIQLEAFEEAKAEDEEELLRICGGVNMNSHQDVFASVFHKVSCSPASSQLLSVLQGLLYLDPTLPSSQLLWEALENLVHRAVLLASDVQECTVEEMVERLLSVKGRPRPSSLNKAHKSVQADLGQSWKGSMPQNSGAPKAGVEDQQPEANLTSLHIVDVQSSSSMAAPQRQAPTPIPPAPPLPGSPAGPPPPPPPPPPPPPLPLPGLGAPAPPPPPPPPLPVSSGALPPPPPPLPGMGCPPPPPLPGPPPPPPLPGPSGSSTVGGEEEIIVAHVTHSLGSAGVPSHRRINPPTLRMKKLNWQKLPSNVAREHSSMWASLSSLGAEAVEPDFPSIERLFCFPEAKPKEHVAAPARKEPKEITFLDSKKSLNLNIFLKQFRCSNEDIIAMIRAGDTTRFDVEVLKQLLKLLPEKHEIENLRSFTEDRAKLANADQFYLLLLGVPCYQLRVECMLLCEGTAVVLDMVQPKARLVLAACNSLLTSHQLPIFCQLILKIGNFLNYGSHTGDADGFKISTLLKLTETKSQQSRVTLLHHVLEEVEKSHPDLLQLPRDLEQPSHAAGINLELIRSESSTNLKKLLEMERKVSSSIPEVQEQYTQRLQASIEASRALDEVFQAIEQKKLELASYLCEDAQQLSLEDTFSTMKTFRDLFIRALKENKDWKEQAAKAERRKQQLAEEEARRPRGEDGKPVRRGVGKQEEVCVIDALLADIRKGFQLRKTARGRGDAEGGSKAAAMDPPKDKASAATRVPAGGTGCPTSEPQGLSDASAPSPQPTADPAEEGGPGSLERRSSWYTDASDVLTTEDPQSPQPSQGAWPVVLGGAQALKPLMLSADKPPGATGLSQDAEDPTAPRGSCLAEADSTVEGPQEAAAHGRSANLPTTGPVVAGDGDGDQEDTAPDSALDTSLDRSFSEDTVTDSSGSGTLPRARGQASKRTGRRRKKRPSRSQEEVVPDSDDNKTKRLCVIQ, via the exons ATGAGAAGCCAGGAGAGTGTGAGGGGCAGCCCGAGGCAGGGCCTGGAATGGGTGGGCAGAGGCAGCCGGAAGGTCTTGCGCATCTGG TTCGGCAAGATGTCGGTGAAGGAGGGTGCGCAGCGCAAGTGGGCCGCGCTGAAGGAGAAGCTGGGGCCGCAGGACTCAGACCCCACGGAGGCCAACCTGGAGAGCGCGGACCCCGAGCTGTGCATCCGGCTGCTGCAGATGCCCTCCGTGGTCAACTACTCGGGCCTGCGCAAGCGCCTGGAGAGCAGTGACGGCAGCTGGATGGTGCAGTTCCTGGAGCAGAGCGGCCTGGACCTGCTGCTCGAGGCCCTGGCGCGCCTGTCCGGCCGCGGGGTGGCCCGCATCGCCGACGCCCTGCTGCAGCTCACCTGCATCAGCTGCGTGCGCGCCGTCATGAACTCGCAGCAGGGCATCGAGTACATCCTCAGCAACCAGGCCTACGTGCGCCAGCTCTCCCTGG CTCTGGACACGTCCAACGTGATGGTCAAGAAGCAGGTGTTCGAGCTGCTGGCTGCGCTGTGCATCTACTCCCCCGAGGGCCACGTGCTGACCCTGGATGCCCTGGACCACTACAAG ACGGTGCGCAGCCAGCAGTACCGCTTCAGTGTCATCATGAGTGAGCTCTCCGACAGCGACAACGTGCCCTATGTCGTCACCCTGCTCAGCGTGATCAACGCCATCATCCTGGGCCCCGAGGACCTCCGCACCCGCGCCCAGCTGCGCGGGGAGTTCACTG GGTTGCAGCTGCTGGACATTCTGACGCGGCTACG GGACCTGGAGGACGCCGACCTGCTGATCCAGCTGGAGGCCTTCGAGGAGGCCAAGGCCGAGGACGAGGAGGAGCTTCTGCGCATCTGTGGGGGCGTCAACATGAACAGCCACCAAGACGTCTTCGCGTCTGTGTTCCACAAG GTGAGCTGCTCCCCAGCTTCCTCCCAGCTGCTGTCCGTGCTGCAGGGTCTCCTCTACCTggaccccaccctcccctccagccagcTGCTCTGGGAGGCTCTGGAGAACCTGGTGCACCGGGCCGTGCTCCTGGCCAGTGATG TCCAGGAATGCACCGTAGAGGAGATGGTGGAGCGGCTCCTGTCTGTCAAAGGGCGGCCACGCCCGAGTTCCCTGAACAAGGCCCACAAGAGTGTCCAGGCCGACCTAGGCCAGAGTTGGAAGGGCAGCATGCCCCAAAACAGTGGTGCCCCGAAGGCGGGTGTGGAGGACCAGCAGCCCGAGGCCAACCTCACCAGCCTGCACATCGTCGACGTCCAGAGCTCGAGCAGCATGGCCGCCCCCCAGCGGCAGGCGCCTACCCCAATCCCACCTGCACCCCCACTCCCTGGCTCCCCTGCAGGgcctcccccaccgcccccaccacccccaccgcccccacctctcccactgccaggcctgggagccccagcacccccaccccctcccccacccccgctgcctGTCTCCAGTGGGGCcctacctcccccacctcccccactcccaggcaTGGGgtgccccccaccacccccactgcctggccctcctccacccccacccctgccgggTCCCTCTGGCTCCTCTACGGTGGGTGGCGAGGAGGAGATCATTGTGGCCCATGTGACCCACAGCCTGGGTTCTGCCGGGGTCCCAAGCCACCGGCGCATAAACCCCCCCACTCTGCGCATGAAGAAGCTCAACTGGCAGAAGCTGCCGTCCAATGTGGCCCGAG AGCACAGCTCCATGTGGGCCTCGCTGAGCAGCCTGGGTGCCGAGGCAGTGGAGCCCGACTTTCCCAGCATCGAGCGGCTCTTCTGCTTCCCCGAGGCCAAGCCCAAGGAGCATGTGGCCGCCCCGGCCAGGAAGGAGCCCAAGGAG ATCACGTTTCTGGACTCCAAGAAGAGCCTGAACCTGAACATCTTCCTGAAGCAGTTTAGATG CTCCAATGAGGACATCATTGCTATGATCCGGGCTGGGGACACCACCAGATTCGACGTGGAGGTTCTCAAGCAGCTCCTCAAGCTCCTTCCTGAAAAGCACGAG atCGAAAACCTGCGCTCCTTCACGGAGGATCGGGCCAAGCTGGCCAACGCCGACCAGTTCTACCTCCTCCTGCTGGGCGTTCCCTG CTACCAGCTGCGTGTGGAGTGCATGCTGCTGTGTGAGGGCACGGCCGTCGTGCTGGACATGGTGCAGCCCAAGGCCCGGCTGGTACTCGCTGCCTGCAACA GCCTGCtcaccagccaccagctgcccatCTTCTGCCAGCTGATCCTGAAAATCGGAAACTTCCTCAACTAC GGCAGCCACACAGGGGACGCTGATGGCTTCAAGATCAGCACACTGCTGAAGCTCACGGAGACCAAGTCCCAGCAGAGCCGCGTGACCCTGCTGCACCACGTGCTGGAG GAGGTGGAGAAGAGCCACCCAGACCTCCTGCAGCTGCCCCGGGACCTGGAGCAGCCCTCCCATGCAGCAGG GATCAACCTTGAGCTCATCCGTTCTGAGTCCAGCACCAACCTGAAGAAGCTTCTGGAGATGGAGCGGAAGGTGTCGTCCTCCATCCCTGAGGTGCAGGAGCAGTACACCCAGCGCCTCCAG GCCAGCATCGAGGCCTCCCGGGCGCTAGATGAAGTGTTCCAGGCCATCGAGCAGAAGAAGCTAGAGCTGGCCAGTTACCTGTGTGAGGACGCTCAGCAGCTCTCGCTGGAGGACACGTTCAGCACCATGAAGACCTTCCGGGACCTCTTCATCCGTGCCCTGAAG GAGAACAAGGACTGGAAGGAGCAGGCGGCGAAGGCcgagaggaggaagcagcagcTGGCAGAGGAGGAGGCCCGGAGGCCGCGGGGCGAGGATGGGAAGCCCG TCAGGAGGGGAGTCGGGAAGCAGGAGGAAGTGTGTGTCATCGATGCCCTGCTGGCCGACATCAGGAAGGGCTTCCAGCTGCGGAAGACGGCCCGTGGCCGAGGGGACGCAGAGGGGGGCAGCAAGGCGGCTGCCATGGACCCGCCGAAGGACAAGGCGTCTG CAGCCACCAGAGTCCCCGCAGGAGGCACCGGCTGCcccacctctgagccccagggTCTCTCGGACGCCAGTGCCCCCAGTCCTCAGCCCACCGCAGACCCAGCAGAGGAGGGCGGGCCTGGGTCCCTGGAGAGGCGTTCTTCCTGGTACACTGATGCCAGCGATGTCCTGACCACAGAGGACCCCCAGAGCCCGCAGccttctcagggcgcctggcCAGTGGTGCTGGGAGGCGCTCAGGCCCTGAAGCCTCTCATGCTCTCTGCTGACAAGCCCCCTGGGGCCACGGGGTTGAGCCAAGATGCTGAAGACCCCACAGCCCCTCGGGGCAGCTGCCTGGCCGAGGCCGACAGCACCGTGGAGGGGCCGCAGGAGGCAGCCGCCCACGGGCGCAGTGCCAACCTCCCCACCACAGGCCCTGTCGTGGCTGGGGACGGGGATGGGGACCAGGAGGACACAGCCCCAGATTCTGCGCTGGACACATCCTTGGACAGGTCCTTCTCTGAGGACACAGTCACGGACTCTTCGGGGTCCGGCACTCTCCCCAGGGCCCGGGGACAGGCCTCAAAGAGGACAGGCAGGCGAAGGAAGAAGCGCCCCTCCAGGAGCCAGGAAG AGGTTGTCCCTGACTCTGAcgataataaaacaaaaaggctcTGTGTGATTCAGTAA
- the INF2 gene encoding inverted formin-2 isoform X7, translated as MSVKEGAQRKWAALKEKLGPQDSDPTEANLESADPELCIRLLQMPSVVNYSGLRKRLESSDGSWMVQFLEQSGLDLLLEALARLSGRGVARIADALLQLTCISCVRAVMNSQQGIEYILSNQAYVRQLSLALDTSNVMVKKQVFELLAALCIYSPEGHVLTLDALDHYKTVRSQQYRFSVIMSELSDSDNVPYVVTLLSVINAIILGPEDLRTRAQLRGEFTGLQLLDILTRLRDLEDADLLIQLEAFEEAKAEDEEELLRICGGVNMNSHQDVFASVFHKVSCSPASSQLLSVLQGLLYLDPTLPSSQLLWEALENLVHRAVLLASDVQECTVEEMVERLLSVKGRPRPSSLNKAHKSVQADLGQSWKGSMPQNSGAPKAGVEDQQPEANLTSLHIVDVQSSSSMAAPQRQAPTPIPPAPPLPGSPAGPPPPPPPPPPPPPLPLPGLGAPAPPPPPPPPLPVSSGALPPPPPPLPGMGCPPPPPLPGPPPPPPLPGPSGSSTVGGEEEIIVAHVTHSLGSAGVPSHRRINPPTLRMKKLNWQKLPSNVAREHSSMWASLSSLGAEAVEPDFPSIERLFCFPEAKPKEHVAAPARKEPKEITFLDSKKSLNLNIFLKQFRCSNEDIIAMIRAGDTTRFDVEVLKQLLKLLPEKHEIENLRSFTEDRAKLANADQFYLLLLGVPCYQLRVECMLLCEGTAVVLDMVQPKARLVLAACNSLLTSHQLPIFCQLILKIGNFLNYGSHTGDADGFKISTLLKLTETKSQQSRVTLLHHVLEEVEKSHPDLLQLPRDLEQPSHAAGINLELIRSESSTNLKKLLEMERKVSSSIPEVQEQYTQRLQASIEASRALDEVFQAIEQKKLELASYLCEDAQQLSLEDTFSTMKTFRDLFIRALKENKDWKEQAAKAERRKQQLAEEEARRPRGEDGKPVRRGVGKQEEVCVIDALLADIRKGFQLRKTARGRGDAEGGSKAAAMDPPKDKASAATRVPAGGTGCPTSEPQGLSDASAPSPQPTADPAEEGGPGSLERRSSWYTDASDVLTTEDPQSPQPSQGAWPVVLGGAQALKPLMLSADKPPGATGLSQDAEDPTAPRGSCLAEADSTVEGPQEAAAHGRSANLPTTGPVVAGDGDGDQEDTAPDSALDTSLDRSFSEDTVTDSSGSGTLPRARGQASKRTGRRRKKRPSRSQEGEVVPDSDDNKTKRLCVIQ; from the exons ATGTCGGTGAAGGAGGGTGCGCAGCGCAAGTGGGCCGCGCTGAAGGAGAAGCTGGGGCCGCAGGACTCAGACCCCACGGAGGCCAACCTGGAGAGCGCGGACCCCGAGCTGTGCATCCGGCTGCTGCAGATGCCCTCCGTGGTCAACTACTCGGGCCTGCGCAAGCGCCTGGAGAGCAGTGACGGCAGCTGGATGGTGCAGTTCCTGGAGCAGAGCGGCCTGGACCTGCTGCTCGAGGCCCTGGCGCGCCTGTCCGGCCGCGGGGTGGCCCGCATCGCCGACGCCCTGCTGCAGCTCACCTGCATCAGCTGCGTGCGCGCCGTCATGAACTCGCAGCAGGGCATCGAGTACATCCTCAGCAACCAGGCCTACGTGCGCCAGCTCTCCCTGG CTCTGGACACGTCCAACGTGATGGTCAAGAAGCAGGTGTTCGAGCTGCTGGCTGCGCTGTGCATCTACTCCCCCGAGGGCCACGTGCTGACCCTGGATGCCCTGGACCACTACAAG ACGGTGCGCAGCCAGCAGTACCGCTTCAGTGTCATCATGAGTGAGCTCTCCGACAGCGACAACGTGCCCTATGTCGTCACCCTGCTCAGCGTGATCAACGCCATCATCCTGGGCCCCGAGGACCTCCGCACCCGCGCCCAGCTGCGCGGGGAGTTCACTG GGTTGCAGCTGCTGGACATTCTGACGCGGCTACG GGACCTGGAGGACGCCGACCTGCTGATCCAGCTGGAGGCCTTCGAGGAGGCCAAGGCCGAGGACGAGGAGGAGCTTCTGCGCATCTGTGGGGGCGTCAACATGAACAGCCACCAAGACGTCTTCGCGTCTGTGTTCCACAAG GTGAGCTGCTCCCCAGCTTCCTCCCAGCTGCTGTCCGTGCTGCAGGGTCTCCTCTACCTggaccccaccctcccctccagccagcTGCTCTGGGAGGCTCTGGAGAACCTGGTGCACCGGGCCGTGCTCCTGGCCAGTGATG TCCAGGAATGCACCGTAGAGGAGATGGTGGAGCGGCTCCTGTCTGTCAAAGGGCGGCCACGCCCGAGTTCCCTGAACAAGGCCCACAAGAGTGTCCAGGCCGACCTAGGCCAGAGTTGGAAGGGCAGCATGCCCCAAAACAGTGGTGCCCCGAAGGCGGGTGTGGAGGACCAGCAGCCCGAGGCCAACCTCACCAGCCTGCACATCGTCGACGTCCAGAGCTCGAGCAGCATGGCCGCCCCCCAGCGGCAGGCGCCTACCCCAATCCCACCTGCACCCCCACTCCCTGGCTCCCCTGCAGGgcctcccccaccgcccccaccacccccaccgcccccacctctcccactgccaggcctgggagccccagcacccccaccccctcccccacccccgctgcctGTCTCCAGTGGGGCcctacctcccccacctcccccactcccaggcaTGGGgtgccccccaccacccccactgcctggccctcctccacccccacccctgccgggTCCCTCTGGCTCCTCTACGGTGGGTGGCGAGGAGGAGATCATTGTGGCCCATGTGACCCACAGCCTGGGTTCTGCCGGGGTCCCAAGCCACCGGCGCATAAACCCCCCCACTCTGCGCATGAAGAAGCTCAACTGGCAGAAGCTGCCGTCCAATGTGGCCCGAG AGCACAGCTCCATGTGGGCCTCGCTGAGCAGCCTGGGTGCCGAGGCAGTGGAGCCCGACTTTCCCAGCATCGAGCGGCTCTTCTGCTTCCCCGAGGCCAAGCCCAAGGAGCATGTGGCCGCCCCGGCCAGGAAGGAGCCCAAGGAG ATCACGTTTCTGGACTCCAAGAAGAGCCTGAACCTGAACATCTTCCTGAAGCAGTTTAGATG CTCCAATGAGGACATCATTGCTATGATCCGGGCTGGGGACACCACCAGATTCGACGTGGAGGTTCTCAAGCAGCTCCTCAAGCTCCTTCCTGAAAAGCACGAG atCGAAAACCTGCGCTCCTTCACGGAGGATCGGGCCAAGCTGGCCAACGCCGACCAGTTCTACCTCCTCCTGCTGGGCGTTCCCTG CTACCAGCTGCGTGTGGAGTGCATGCTGCTGTGTGAGGGCACGGCCGTCGTGCTGGACATGGTGCAGCCCAAGGCCCGGCTGGTACTCGCTGCCTGCAACA GCCTGCtcaccagccaccagctgcccatCTTCTGCCAGCTGATCCTGAAAATCGGAAACTTCCTCAACTAC GGCAGCCACACAGGGGACGCTGATGGCTTCAAGATCAGCACACTGCTGAAGCTCACGGAGACCAAGTCCCAGCAGAGCCGCGTGACCCTGCTGCACCACGTGCTGGAG GAGGTGGAGAAGAGCCACCCAGACCTCCTGCAGCTGCCCCGGGACCTGGAGCAGCCCTCCCATGCAGCAGG GATCAACCTTGAGCTCATCCGTTCTGAGTCCAGCACCAACCTGAAGAAGCTTCTGGAGATGGAGCGGAAGGTGTCGTCCTCCATCCCTGAGGTGCAGGAGCAGTACACCCAGCGCCTCCAG GCCAGCATCGAGGCCTCCCGGGCGCTAGATGAAGTGTTCCAGGCCATCGAGCAGAAGAAGCTAGAGCTGGCCAGTTACCTGTGTGAGGACGCTCAGCAGCTCTCGCTGGAGGACACGTTCAGCACCATGAAGACCTTCCGGGACCTCTTCATCCGTGCCCTGAAG GAGAACAAGGACTGGAAGGAGCAGGCGGCGAAGGCcgagaggaggaagcagcagcTGGCAGAGGAGGAGGCCCGGAGGCCGCGGGGCGAGGATGGGAAGCCCG TCAGGAGGGGAGTCGGGAAGCAGGAGGAAGTGTGTGTCATCGATGCCCTGCTGGCCGACATCAGGAAGGGCTTCCAGCTGCGGAAGACGGCCCGTGGCCGAGGGGACGCAGAGGGGGGCAGCAAGGCGGCTGCCATGGACCCGCCGAAGGACAAGGCGTCTG CAGCCACCAGAGTCCCCGCAGGAGGCACCGGCTGCcccacctctgagccccagggTCTCTCGGACGCCAGTGCCCCCAGTCCTCAGCCCACCGCAGACCCAGCAGAGGAGGGCGGGCCTGGGTCCCTGGAGAGGCGTTCTTCCTGGTACACTGATGCCAGCGATGTCCTGACCACAGAGGACCCCCAGAGCCCGCAGccttctcagggcgcctggcCAGTGGTGCTGGGAGGCGCTCAGGCCCTGAAGCCTCTCATGCTCTCTGCTGACAAGCCCCCTGGGGCCACGGGGTTGAGCCAAGATGCTGAAGACCCCACAGCCCCTCGGGGCAGCTGCCTGGCCGAGGCCGACAGCACCGTGGAGGGGCCGCAGGAGGCAGCCGCCCACGGGCGCAGTGCCAACCTCCCCACCACAGGCCCTGTCGTGGCTGGGGACGGGGATGGGGACCAGGAGGACACAGCCCCAGATTCTGCGCTGGACACATCCTTGGACAGGTCCTTCTCTGAGGACACAGTCACGGACTCTTCGGGGTCCGGCACTCTCCCCAGGGCCCGGGGACAGGCCTCAAAGAGGACAGGCAGGCGAAGGAAGAAGCGCCCCTCCAGGAGCCAGGAAG GAGAGGTTGTCCCTGACTCTGAcgataataaaacaaaaaggctcTGTGTGATTCAGTAA
- the INF2 gene encoding inverted formin-2 isoform X8 — protein MSVKEGAQRKWAALKEKLGPQDSDPTEANLESADPELCIRLLQMPSVVNYSGLRKRLESSDGSWMVQFLEQSGLDLLLEALARLSGRGVARIADALLQLTCISCVRAVMNSQQGIEYILSNQAYVRQLSLALDTSNVMVKKQVFELLAALCIYSPEGHVLTLDALDHYKTVRSQQYRFSVIMSELSDSDNVPYVVTLLSVINAIILGPEDLRTRAQLRGEFTGLQLLDILTRLRDLEDADLLIQLEAFEEAKAEDEEELLRICGGVNMNSHQDVFASVFHKVSCSPASSQLLSVLQGLLYLDPTLPSSQLLWEALENLVHRAVLLASDVQECTVEEMVERLLSVKGRPRPSSLNKAHKSVQADLGQSWKGSMPQNSGAPKAGVEDQQPEANLTSLHIVDVQSSSSMAAPQRQAPTPIPPAPPLPGSPAGPPPPPPPPPPPPPLPLPGLGAPAPPPPPPPPLPVSSGALPPPPPPLPGMGCPPPPPLPGPPPPPPLPGPSGSSTVGGEEEIIVAHVTHSLGSAGVPSHRRINPPTLRMKKLNWQKLPSNVAREHSSMWASLSSLGAEAVEPDFPSIERLFCFPEAKPKEHVAAPARKEPKEITFLDSKKSLNLNIFLKQFRCSNEDIIAMIRAGDTTRFDVEVLKQLLKLLPEKHEIENLRSFTEDRAKLANADQFYLLLLGVPCYQLRVECMLLCEGTAVVLDMVQPKARLVLAACNSLLTSHQLPIFCQLILKIGNFLNYGSHTGDADGFKISTLLKLTETKSQQSRVTLLHHVLEEVEKSHPDLLQLPRDLEQPSHAAGINLELIRSESSTNLKKLLEMERKVSSSIPEVQEQYTQRLQASIEASRALDEVFQAIEQKKLELASYLCEDAQQLSLEDTFSTMKTFRDLFIRALKENKDWKEQAAKAERRKQQLAEEEARRPRGEDGKPVRRGVGKQEEVCVIDALLADIRKGFQLRKTARGRGDAEGGSKAAAMDPPKDKASAATRVPAGGTGCPTSEPQGLSDASAPSPQPTADPAEEGGPGSLERRSSWYTDASDVLTTEDPQSPQPSQGAWPVVLGGAQALKPLMLSADKPPGATGLSQDAEDPTAPRGSCLAEADSTVEGPQEAAAHGRSANLPTTGPVVAGDGDGDQEDTAPDSALDTSLDRSFSEDTVTDSSGSGTLPRARGQASKRTGRRRKKRPSRSQEGLSLKPKAK, from the exons ATGTCGGTGAAGGAGGGTGCGCAGCGCAAGTGGGCCGCGCTGAAGGAGAAGCTGGGGCCGCAGGACTCAGACCCCACGGAGGCCAACCTGGAGAGCGCGGACCCCGAGCTGTGCATCCGGCTGCTGCAGATGCCCTCCGTGGTCAACTACTCGGGCCTGCGCAAGCGCCTGGAGAGCAGTGACGGCAGCTGGATGGTGCAGTTCCTGGAGCAGAGCGGCCTGGACCTGCTGCTCGAGGCCCTGGCGCGCCTGTCCGGCCGCGGGGTGGCCCGCATCGCCGACGCCCTGCTGCAGCTCACCTGCATCAGCTGCGTGCGCGCCGTCATGAACTCGCAGCAGGGCATCGAGTACATCCTCAGCAACCAGGCCTACGTGCGCCAGCTCTCCCTGG CTCTGGACACGTCCAACGTGATGGTCAAGAAGCAGGTGTTCGAGCTGCTGGCTGCGCTGTGCATCTACTCCCCCGAGGGCCACGTGCTGACCCTGGATGCCCTGGACCACTACAAG ACGGTGCGCAGCCAGCAGTACCGCTTCAGTGTCATCATGAGTGAGCTCTCCGACAGCGACAACGTGCCCTATGTCGTCACCCTGCTCAGCGTGATCAACGCCATCATCCTGGGCCCCGAGGACCTCCGCACCCGCGCCCAGCTGCGCGGGGAGTTCACTG GGTTGCAGCTGCTGGACATTCTGACGCGGCTACG GGACCTGGAGGACGCCGACCTGCTGATCCAGCTGGAGGCCTTCGAGGAGGCCAAGGCCGAGGACGAGGAGGAGCTTCTGCGCATCTGTGGGGGCGTCAACATGAACAGCCACCAAGACGTCTTCGCGTCTGTGTTCCACAAG GTGAGCTGCTCCCCAGCTTCCTCCCAGCTGCTGTCCGTGCTGCAGGGTCTCCTCTACCTggaccccaccctcccctccagccagcTGCTCTGGGAGGCTCTGGAGAACCTGGTGCACCGGGCCGTGCTCCTGGCCAGTGATG TCCAGGAATGCACCGTAGAGGAGATGGTGGAGCGGCTCCTGTCTGTCAAAGGGCGGCCACGCCCGAGTTCCCTGAACAAGGCCCACAAGAGTGTCCAGGCCGACCTAGGCCAGAGTTGGAAGGGCAGCATGCCCCAAAACAGTGGTGCCCCGAAGGCGGGTGTGGAGGACCAGCAGCCCGAGGCCAACCTCACCAGCCTGCACATCGTCGACGTCCAGAGCTCGAGCAGCATGGCCGCCCCCCAGCGGCAGGCGCCTACCCCAATCCCACCTGCACCCCCACTCCCTGGCTCCCCTGCAGGgcctcccccaccgcccccaccacccccaccgcccccacctctcccactgccaggcctgggagccccagcacccccaccccctcccccacccccgctgcctGTCTCCAGTGGGGCcctacctcccccacctcccccactcccaggcaTGGGgtgccccccaccacccccactgcctggccctcctccacccccacccctgccgggTCCCTCTGGCTCCTCTACGGTGGGTGGCGAGGAGGAGATCATTGTGGCCCATGTGACCCACAGCCTGGGTTCTGCCGGGGTCCCAAGCCACCGGCGCATAAACCCCCCCACTCTGCGCATGAAGAAGCTCAACTGGCAGAAGCTGCCGTCCAATGTGGCCCGAG AGCACAGCTCCATGTGGGCCTCGCTGAGCAGCCTGGGTGCCGAGGCAGTGGAGCCCGACTTTCCCAGCATCGAGCGGCTCTTCTGCTTCCCCGAGGCCAAGCCCAAGGAGCATGTGGCCGCCCCGGCCAGGAAGGAGCCCAAGGAG ATCACGTTTCTGGACTCCAAGAAGAGCCTGAACCTGAACATCTTCCTGAAGCAGTTTAGATG CTCCAATGAGGACATCATTGCTATGATCCGGGCTGGGGACACCACCAGATTCGACGTGGAGGTTCTCAAGCAGCTCCTCAAGCTCCTTCCTGAAAAGCACGAG atCGAAAACCTGCGCTCCTTCACGGAGGATCGGGCCAAGCTGGCCAACGCCGACCAGTTCTACCTCCTCCTGCTGGGCGTTCCCTG CTACCAGCTGCGTGTGGAGTGCATGCTGCTGTGTGAGGGCACGGCCGTCGTGCTGGACATGGTGCAGCCCAAGGCCCGGCTGGTACTCGCTGCCTGCAACA GCCTGCtcaccagccaccagctgcccatCTTCTGCCAGCTGATCCTGAAAATCGGAAACTTCCTCAACTAC GGCAGCCACACAGGGGACGCTGATGGCTTCAAGATCAGCACACTGCTGAAGCTCACGGAGACCAAGTCCCAGCAGAGCCGCGTGACCCTGCTGCACCACGTGCTGGAG GAGGTGGAGAAGAGCCACCCAGACCTCCTGCAGCTGCCCCGGGACCTGGAGCAGCCCTCCCATGCAGCAGG GATCAACCTTGAGCTCATCCGTTCTGAGTCCAGCACCAACCTGAAGAAGCTTCTGGAGATGGAGCGGAAGGTGTCGTCCTCCATCCCTGAGGTGCAGGAGCAGTACACCCAGCGCCTCCAG GCCAGCATCGAGGCCTCCCGGGCGCTAGATGAAGTGTTCCAGGCCATCGAGCAGAAGAAGCTAGAGCTGGCCAGTTACCTGTGTGAGGACGCTCAGCAGCTCTCGCTGGAGGACACGTTCAGCACCATGAAGACCTTCCGGGACCTCTTCATCCGTGCCCTGAAG GAGAACAAGGACTGGAAGGAGCAGGCGGCGAAGGCcgagaggaggaagcagcagcTGGCAGAGGAGGAGGCCCGGAGGCCGCGGGGCGAGGATGGGAAGCCCG TCAGGAGGGGAGTCGGGAAGCAGGAGGAAGTGTGTGTCATCGATGCCCTGCTGGCCGACATCAGGAAGGGCTTCCAGCTGCGGAAGACGGCCCGTGGCCGAGGGGACGCAGAGGGGGGCAGCAAGGCGGCTGCCATGGACCCGCCGAAGGACAAGGCGTCTG CAGCCACCAGAGTCCCCGCAGGAGGCACCGGCTGCcccacctctgagccccagggTCTCTCGGACGCCAGTGCCCCCAGTCCTCAGCCCACCGCAGACCCAGCAGAGGAGGGCGGGCCTGGGTCCCTGGAGAGGCGTTCTTCCTGGTACACTGATGCCAGCGATGTCCTGACCACAGAGGACCCCCAGAGCCCGCAGccttctcagggcgcctggcCAGTGGTGCTGGGAGGCGCTCAGGCCCTGAAGCCTCTCATGCTCTCTGCTGACAAGCCCCCTGGGGCCACGGGGTTGAGCCAAGATGCTGAAGACCCCACAGCCCCTCGGGGCAGCTGCCTGGCCGAGGCCGACAGCACCGTGGAGGGGCCGCAGGAGGCAGCCGCCCACGGGCGCAGTGCCAACCTCCCCACCACAGGCCCTGTCGTGGCTGGGGACGGGGATGGGGACCAGGAGGACACAGCCCCAGATTCTGCGCTGGACACATCCTTGGACAGGTCCTTCTCTGAGGACACAGTCACGGACTCTTCGGGGTCCGGCACTCTCCCCAGGGCCCGGGGACAGGCCTCAAAGAGGACAGGCAGGCGAAGGAAGAAGCGCCCCTCCAGGAGCCAGGAAG GCCTCAGCCTTAAGCCCAAAGCCAAGTGA